A region of the Roseovarius nanhaiticus genome:
GACCCTGCAAACCCGGCGCGCCGCGTGATGCTGCTGACGCGGCGCAAAATCCGGATCGAGACCGAGCGGATGAGCCTGCGCCAGCCGGTGATGACCGACTTTCGCGACTGGTCGCATCTGCGCCGCAACAGTGCCGACTTCCTCACCCCGTGGGAGCCGACTTGGGCCGCCGACCATCTGTCGCGCAAGGGGTTTACCAATCGCGTCTACTGGGCGCAGCGCAGCATTGCCGGGGGCACCGCACTGCCGCTCTTTTTGATCCGCCGCGAGGATGAACGCCTGATCGGCGCGATCACGCTGGACAATATCCGGCGCGGGCCCAGCCAGTCAGGGACGCTGGGCTATTGGATCGGCGAGGATTACGCGCGCCAAGGCTATATGCGCGAGGCGATTCCGGCGGTTGTGCATTATGCTTTCGACCGGCTGGACCTCAGCCGGATCGAGGCGGCGTGCCTGCCCTCCAACACCGCCTCGCGCGGTCTTTTGGAAAAATCCGGCTTCAAATACGAGGGCGTCGCGCAAAGCTATCTGCAGATCGGCGGGCGCTGGCGCACCCATGTGCTTTATGCCGCGCTGCGTAGCGACAGGCGCGGGCGTAGCGACGCAGGTCTCTAAGCGGCTTTTGCCATTTCCGGCGCGCTCCCCCGGCGCTAGATTACCCGCATGACTGATCCTGACGAATTTCTCACCCGTCTTTCCGCCGCTTTGCCAGCGCCCGCGCTGCGCGAGGTGGCCCCGCATTACCTGGCTGAGCCGCGAGGCCGCTGGCAGGGGCGGGCGCTGGCCGTGGTGGTACCGGGTAGCGCCGAGGAAGCCGCAATTGCGGTCCGTCTGGCATCGGAGGCGAGCGTGCCGGTTATTCCCTATGGGGGCGGCACGGGTCTTGTCGGCGGGCAATTGGCCGAAGGCGGCGCCGCGCCGCTGCTGATCAGCCTCGAGCGGATGACGCGCATCCGCGAGGTCTATCCAGACGAAAACGTGATGATCGTCGAGGCGGGGGCAATCCTGTCGGATGTGCATGACGCGGCCGAGAAGGTTCAGCGCCTGTTTCCGCTCAGCATCGCGGCCAAAGGCAGCGCGCGGATCGGCGGGCTATTGGCCACCAATGCGGGCGGCGTCAACGTGCTGCGCTACGGCAACGCGCGCGATCTGTGCCTCGGGCTGGAGGCGGTGATGCCCTCGGGCGACATCTGGCACGGGCTGAAACGGTTGCGCAAGGACAACACGGGCTACGATCTGCGCAATCTTCTGATCGGGTCCGAAGGCACGCTGGGCCTGATCACCGCCGCCACGCTGAAGCTCGCCCCGAGGCCGGCGGGCGAGGGCACGGCGCTGATGGTGGTGCACGGGCCGGGGGCGGCGCTGCGCCTTTTGTCCATGGCGCGCGACCATATGGGCGAGGGCGTCAGCGCGTTCGAGTTGATGCACCGCGAGGGCCTTAATTTTCTGGTCGAGACGATGCCGCAGGTGCGTCAGCCCTGGCCCGAGCCGCCCGAGTGGTTCGTTCTGATCCACGTGGGGCTCGCCCGCGGCCTGGATCCGGCGGGCGCGCTGGAGGCTCTGTTCGAGGCGGCGCTGGACGAGGGGCTGGTCAGCGACGGCATGATCGCCCAATCCGAAGCGCAGCGCAGCGAGTTCTGGAACATTCGCGAGACAATTCCCGAGGCGAACCGCCATATCGGGGCCATCTGCTCGCATGACGTGTCGCTGCCCTTGGGCGCGGTGGCGGATTTCGTGGCGGCGGCGCCGGGCGCATTGGCGCGCATCGGCCAGTTCCGCATCAACTGCTTCGGCCATCTGGGCGATGGCAATCTGCATTACAACGTCTTCCCTATGCCGGGCGGGAATCGCGCCGATCATGCGGGCCAGCGAGAGGCGGTCACCGCCTGCGTCCATGATCTGGTCCACGCGATGGACGGCTCGGTCAGTGCCGAGCACGGGATCGGGCGGCTGAAGGTGGCCGATCTGGAGCGTTATGGCGATCCGGCCAAGCTGTCGGCGATGCGCGCCATCAAGGCAGCACTGGACCCGAAGGGCATCATGAATCCCGGTGCCGTCCTGCGGGCGGAGTAGGACGCGCATGAAAAAAGCGGGCCCGAAGGCCCGC
Encoded here:
- a CDS encoding GNAT family N-acetyltransferase translates to MLLTRRKIRIETERMSLRQPVMTDFRDWSHLRRNSADFLTPWEPTWAADHLSRKGFTNRVYWAQRSIAGGTALPLFLIRREDERLIGAITLDNIRRGPSQSGTLGYWIGEDYARQGYMREAIPAVVHYAFDRLDLSRIEAACLPSNTASRGLLEKSGFKYEGVAQSYLQIGGRWRTHVLYAALRSDRRGRSDAGL
- a CDS encoding FAD-binding oxidoreductase — protein: MTDPDEFLTRLSAALPAPALREVAPHYLAEPRGRWQGRALAVVVPGSAEEAAIAVRLASEASVPVIPYGGGTGLVGGQLAEGGAAPLLISLERMTRIREVYPDENVMIVEAGAILSDVHDAAEKVQRLFPLSIAAKGSARIGGLLATNAGGVNVLRYGNARDLCLGLEAVMPSGDIWHGLKRLRKDNTGYDLRNLLIGSEGTLGLITAATLKLAPRPAGEGTALMVVHGPGAALRLLSMARDHMGEGVSAFELMHREGLNFLVETMPQVRQPWPEPPEWFVLIHVGLARGLDPAGALEALFEAALDEGLVSDGMIAQSEAQRSEFWNIRETIPEANRHIGAICSHDVSLPLGAVADFVAAAPGALARIGQFRINCFGHLGDGNLHYNVFPMPGGNRADHAGQREAVTACVHDLVHAMDGSVSAEHGIGRLKVADLERYGDPAKLSAMRAIKAALDPKGIMNPGAVLRAE